A single window of Oncorhynchus tshawytscha isolate Ot180627B unplaced genomic scaffold, Otsh_v2.0 Un_contig_3600_pilon_pilon, whole genome shotgun sequence DNA harbors:
- the LOC121843507 gene encoding gastrula zinc finger protein XlCGF57.1-like, translating to MSSLSYSLPAKEEEVYWTEKEDLNIVVKEDEEVKDEKEPFGVKEEEGIEAVTVEEEEEVEAFRIKKEEEEAITLKEEDVTVKYEKEPLGVKHEEGIEAVTVEEEEIEAFRMKKEEITLKEEDEDFIVKEEKGPFGVKDEEETRDLINTTGERPDSHPDRGKSPDPETTKPARPYHCSQCGKRFIQSSHLKEHERIHTGEQPFQCSQCGKSFTNVGNLKTHEMTHTGEKPFHCSQCGKRFTQLGNLKTHEMTHTGEKPYHCSHCGKSFRHSGHLKVHERTHTGEKPYHCSQCGKGFGHSWHLKVHERTHTGEKPYQCSQCGKGFGHSGHLKVHERTHTGEKPYQCSHCGKRFIQSLHLKEHKRKHTGEKPFQCSQCGKSFIQSSHLKEHKRIHTGEKPFQCSECGKTFSQIGQLKYHERKHTGEKPHHCSQCGKGFRYSGHLKVHERTHTGEKPYQCSQCGKDFRHSGHLKDHEKIHTGEQPFQCSLCGKSFTHLGNLKMHEMTHTGEKPFHCSHCVKSFTQLGNLKTHEMTHTGEKPFHCSKCEKGFRTSGNLKTHEMSHTGEKPFQCSQCGKSFTQLASLKRHEGTHTG from the exons tagaggctgtcacagtggaagaagaggaggaggtagaagctTTCAGAAtcaaaaaggaggaagaggaggctatcACATTGAAAGAAGAGGATGTTACCGTGAAATACGAGAAAGAGCCTTTAGGAGTGAAACACGAAGAAGGAATAGaggctgtcacagtggaagaggaggagatagaagctTTCAGAATGAAAAAGGAGGAAATCACATTGAAAGAAGAAGATGAGGATTTCAtagtgaaagaagagaaaggacCTTTTGGAGTGAAAGACGAAGAGGAGACTAGAGATCTGATTAACACTA caggagagagaccagactctcACCCTGACCGTGGGAAGAGTCCAGACCCAGAGACGACCAAACCAGCAAGACCATACcactgttcccagtgtggaaagagatttATTCAGTCATCGCATTTGAAagaacatgagagaatacacacaggagaacagccatttcaatgttcccagtgtggaaagagttttacaaATGTAGGGAACCTGAAAACGCATGAGATGACACACACGGGAGAgaagcctttccactgctcccagtgtggaaaaagGTTTACCCAGTTAGGGAATTTGAAAACACATGAGATGACACACACAGGCGAGAAGCCTTATCACTGCTCCcattgtggaaagagttttagacACTCAGGGCATCTTAAAGTGCAtgaaagaacacacactggagagaagccttatcactgctcccagtgtggaaagggtTTTGGACACTCATGGCATCTTAAAGTGCAtgaaagaacacacactggagagaagccgtatcaatgctcccagtgtggaaagggtTTTGGACACTCAGGGCATCTAAAAGTGCAtgaaagaacacacactggagagaagccataTCAATGCTCTCACTGTGGAAAGAGATTTATCCAGTCATTGCACCTGAAAGAGCATAAGagaaaacacacaggagagaagcctttccaatgttctcagtgtggaaagagttttatcCAGTCATCGCATCTGAAAGAGCATAAGaggatacacacaggagagaagcctttccaaTGCTCTGAGTGTGGAAAGACTTTTAGCCAGATAGGGCAGCTGAAATATCATGAAAGAAAacatacaggggagaagcctcatcactgttcccagtgtggaaagggtTTCAGATACTCAGGGCATCTAAAAGTGCAtgaaagaacacacactggagagaagccttatcaatgctcccagtgtggaaaggatTTTAGACACTCAGGGCATCTTAAAGATCATGagaaaatacacacaggagaacaaCCATTCCAATGCTCtctgtgtggaaagagttttacccatTTAGGGAACCTGAAAATGCATGAgatgacacacacaggagagaagccttttcACTGCTCCCACTGTGTAAAAAGTTTTACCCAGTTAGGGAACTTGAAAACGCATGAgatgacacacacaggagagaagcctttccactgctccaagtGTGAAAAGGGTTTTAGAACCTCTGGGAACCTGAAAACGCATGAAAtgtcacacacaggagagaagcctttccaatgctcccaatgtggaaagagttttacccagtTAGCGAGCCTGAAAAGGCatgaaggaacacacacaggatag